The nucleotide window ATCATCCGGCCGTCCGGGATCCGCGGAAAAGGTGCCGACAGCATCCGGCGCGATCCGGAATATCTCGATATCGTCGACCGGATCTGGGCTTCCCTGCGCAGTTATGTGGAGTAAGGGCTGAAATGACACTTTTCGGCTATAAACTTCCCGGCATGTCGTCGCTGATCCTCTGGGGCCTGCTCTGGGAGATCGTCGGCAGACTGGATGTGACGTTTTTCGTGCCGCCGCTCTCTGAGGTGGTGAGCACCCTGGTCTCCGTCATTGGAACTCCGGCATTTCTGAAGGCCCTGTCCGAGACGGCCTACGCGTTCTTTGCTGGTGTTTTCTTTGCCGTCTTCATCGGTATTCCAACCGGCATCCTGATGGGCAAGAGTCGTTTCCTTGACGAGCTTCTGCTGCCCTGGGTGAACATGTTCCTGAGTGCGCCATTGACGGCATTGGTGCCGGTGCTGATGGTTTTGTTCGGCTTCGGCATGAAGGCGATTATCATCACCACCACGCTGTTCGCGATCTGGATCATCATTCTGAATTCCCGCGCGGGCGTGTTGC belongs to Nisaea sp. and includes:
- a CDS encoding ABC transporter permease produces the protein MTLFGYKLPGMSSLILWGLLWEIVGRLDVTFFVPPLSEVVSTLVSVIGTPAFLKALSETAYAFFAGVFFAVFIGIPTGILMGKSRFLDELLLPWVNMFLSAPLTALVPVLMVLFGFGMKAIIITTTLFAIWIIILNSRAGVLQINRSLVEMARSFGASPLDAFFKIYFWAALPEILGGVRIGVIRAVKGVIIGQLLISIVGFGALFELYANNFLMAHFWAVLVVLFALAFTISECLSYLERRVSYYAAKR